One part of the Mesorhizobium sp. M4B.F.Ca.ET.058.02.1.1 genome encodes these proteins:
- a CDS encoding indolepyruvate ferredoxin oxidoreductase subunit alpha, with translation MAERSFAKEVEKLRLGAGQEFAGEGILAITKALLQCGVGYVGGYQGAPISHLMDVLADAQDILGELGVHFEASASEATATAMLAASVHYPIRGAATFKSTVGTNVASDALANLASGGVTGGALIIVGEDYGEGSSIMQERSHAFAMKSQVWLLDPRPNLPSIVKAVEDGFELSEASNTPVMLQVRIRCCHVHGHFIAKDNKRPPMSVADALEAPRRDTGRIVLPPASFLHEKEKVAKRWPAAVDFIRSRKINEIFGSDHGSVGIVMQGGMYNSVIRALQRLGLADTYGDTDVSLYVLNAVYPLVDDEFLAFCEGKQAVLVVEEGQPNYIEQALAAMLHKAGRGTRLVGKEHLPMAGEYTGQVILDGIGSFLRANAPHLLPGEVRAPNRLGEGIDTADLVNVVPGRPPGFCIGCPERPIFAATKLVEQELGNHHIASDIGCHLFSIMPPFELGATTMGYGLGPASASAFNSPDAKRRSISFVGDGGFWHNGLTSSIGNAVFNKNDGVIVIVDNFYSAATGGQDILSSRASNRTKSTKHPITEAVKGMGVKWLRHIDRTYDVGKMQATLREALTTEETGPKVIVASSECMLNRQRREKPLVDKAIKGGERVVKPKFGVDEDICTGDHACMRLSGCPSLSVKSLDEPLRDDPVASIDQNCVGCGNCGEVADAAVLCPSFYRADVIHNPGRWDRFLESARRAMIGLLQRRRESRRLVFADA, from the coding sequence ATGGCCGAACGGTCTTTTGCCAAGGAAGTCGAAAAGCTCCGCCTCGGCGCCGGCCAGGAGTTTGCCGGCGAGGGCATTCTCGCCATCACCAAGGCGCTGCTGCAATGCGGCGTCGGCTATGTCGGCGGCTACCAGGGTGCGCCGATCAGCCACTTGATGGACGTGCTCGCCGACGCTCAGGACATTCTCGGAGAGCTCGGCGTGCATTTCGAGGCAAGCGCCTCGGAAGCCACCGCCACCGCCATGCTCGCGGCCTCGGTGCACTACCCGATCCGTGGGGCCGCCACCTTCAAGTCGACGGTCGGCACCAATGTCGCCTCCGATGCGCTGGCCAACCTGGCGTCGGGCGGCGTCACCGGCGGGGCGCTGATCATCGTCGGCGAAGATTACGGCGAGGGTTCCTCGATCATGCAGGAGCGCAGCCACGCCTTCGCCATGAAGAGCCAGGTCTGGCTGCTCGATCCGCGGCCGAACCTGCCCTCGATCGTCAAGGCGGTCGAGGACGGCTTCGAGCTGTCGGAGGCCTCCAACACGCCTGTCATGCTGCAGGTGCGCATCCGCTGCTGCCACGTCCACGGCCACTTCATCGCCAAGGACAACAAGCGCCCGCCAATGTCGGTGGCCGATGCGCTGGAAGCGCCGCGCCGCGATACCGGTCGCATCGTGCTGCCGCCCGCTTCCTTCCTGCACGAGAAGGAAAAGGTCGCCAAGCGCTGGCCGGCGGCGGTTGACTTCATCAGGAGCCGCAAGATCAACGAGATCTTCGGCTCCGATCACGGCTCGGTCGGCATCGTCATGCAGGGCGGCATGTACAATTCGGTCATCCGCGCGCTGCAGCGGCTCGGCCTCGCCGACACCTATGGCGACACCGACGTGTCGCTCTATGTGCTGAACGCCGTCTATCCGCTGGTCGACGACGAATTCCTCGCCTTCTGCGAAGGCAAGCAGGCGGTTCTGGTCGTGGAGGAGGGCCAGCCCAACTACATCGAGCAGGCCCTCGCGGCTATGCTGCACAAGGCCGGCCGCGGCACCAGGCTGGTCGGCAAGGAGCATTTGCCGATGGCCGGCGAATACACCGGCCAGGTCATACTCGACGGCATCGGCTCCTTCCTGCGGGCCAACGCTCCGCACCTGCTGCCGGGCGAGGTGAGGGCGCCGAATAGGCTCGGCGAAGGCATCGACACCGCCGATCTCGTCAATGTCGTTCCCGGCCGCCCGCCAGGCTTCTGCATCGGCTGTCCCGAGCGGCCGATCTTTGCCGCGACCAAGCTGGTCGAGCAGGAGCTCGGCAACCACCACATCGCCTCCGATATCGGCTGCCACCTGTTCTCGATCATGCCGCCCTTCGAGCTCGGCGCCACCACCATGGGCTATGGGCTGGGTCCGGCCTCGGCCTCCGCGTTCAATTCGCCCGACGCCAAGCGCCGCTCGATCTCTTTCGTCGGTGACGGCGGCTTCTGGCACAACGGCCTGACCTCCTCGATCGGCAACGCGGTCTTCAACAAGAACGACGGCGTCATCGTCATCGTTGACAACTTTTACTCGGCCGCTACCGGCGGCCAGGACATCTTGTCCTCCCGTGCGAGCAACAGGACGAAATCGACCAAGCATCCGATCACCGAGGCGGTGAAAGGCATGGGCGTCAAGTGGCTGCGCCACATCGATCGCACCTACGATGTCGGCAAGATGCAGGCGACGCTCCGTGAGGCGCTGACCACCGAGGAGACGGGTCCGAAGGTCATCGTCGCGTCGTCCGAATGCATGCTGAACCGCCAGCGCCGCGAGAAGCCGCTGGTCGACAAGGCGATCAAGGGCGGCGAGCGGGTCGTGAAGCCGAAGTTCGGCGTCGACGAAGACATCTGCACCGGCGACCACGCCTGCATGCGGCTCTCCGGCTGTCCGTCGCTGTCGGTGAAGTCGCTCGACGAACCGCTGCGCGACGATCCGGTGGCATCGATCGACCAGAACTGCGTCGGCTGCGGTAATTGCGGCGAGGTGGCGGACGCCGCCGTGCTCTGCCCGTCCTTCTACCGTGCCGATGTGATCCACAACCCCGGCCGCTGGGACCGCTTCCTGGAAAGCGCGCGTCGCGCCATGATCGGCCTTTTGCAGCGCCGCCGCGAAAGCCGTCGGCTGGTGTTCGCCGATGCTTGA
- a CDS encoding MarR family transcriptional regulator, with translation MEEKVQQKRQRISTLGEIGLQQFAPYLMNRIMGRYNATLREDFRKQGLTIPQVRTLAVLSVTDGVTVNDLSVYTVIEQSTLSRTLDALEGQGLVRREQGVTDSRFRHVFLTDDGRALFTRAWPAMHDAFEAMFDGVDDAEYAALIAILQKMLKNIRKHDI, from the coding sequence ATGGAGGAGAAGGTCCAGCAGAAGCGCCAGCGCATCTCGACCCTGGGCGAGATCGGCCTGCAGCAATTCGCGCCCTATCTCATGAACCGCATCATGGGCCGCTACAACGCCACGCTGCGCGAGGATTTCCGCAAGCAGGGCCTGACCATTCCGCAGGTGCGAACGCTTGCCGTGCTCTCTGTCACCGATGGCGTCACCGTCAACGACCTGTCGGTCTACACCGTCATCGAGCAGTCGACCTTGAGCCGCACGCTTGACGCGCTGGAGGGGCAGGGTCTCGTGCGCCGCGAGCAGGGTGTCACCGACAGCCGTTTCCGCCACGTGTTCCTGACCGACGACGGGCGGGCCCTGTTCACCCGCGCGTGGCCGGCCATGCACGATGCCTTCGAGGCCATGTTCGACGGCGTCGACGATGCCGAATACGCCGCGCTGATCGCGATCCTGCAGAAGATGCTCAAGAACATCCGCAAGCACGACATTTGA
- a CDS encoding NAD(P)/FAD-dependent oxidoreductase translates to MNAPDHIIVGSGINALVCAAMLGGKGAKVLVLERNDRIGGCMRTEEITAPGFVHDVMATTFVLFITSPAFAALGKDLARHGLEFCHTATPTGVLRPDGSHAVLTTDRIANIAALNKIAAGDGDRHGNDVGGIERDAGLLFGLLGGALWSYPTTKLLTGEAWRRGPRNLAAFLGEALAPARGWLEGGYRSETTRALWAPWVLHAGLGPEDAFSGQIAKVIAFALEAAGAPIVKGGAKNLLAAFEALIKERGGVISTDADVASIILDGGRATGVRLASGETVHAKKSVICSVTPTQLYGRLLGRDAPEAAVEATQNYRYGKGNFQIHYALDRVPAWRGKGLDKVALLHLTPGLDGVSKACNEAVRGLLPQVPTICVGQPHALDPSRCPEGKAILWLQLPEAPRYIKGDAAGKLEAPVGGRWTEALREAFADRVEAILASHIDGFGDTVIARRAYSPADLEAVNINLVGGDPYGGSSTIDQAFLWRPFKASRNHETSIKGLYHIGASTHPGAGLGGGSGFLLAGRL, encoded by the coding sequence ATGAACGCCCCCGATCACATCATCGTCGGCAGCGGCATCAACGCTCTCGTCTGCGCGGCGATGCTGGGCGGCAAGGGGGCGAAGGTGCTCGTGCTCGAGCGCAACGACCGCATCGGCGGTTGCATGCGCACCGAGGAGATCACCGCGCCCGGCTTCGTCCATGACGTGATGGCGACGACCTTCGTGCTGTTCATCACCTCGCCGGCCTTTGCCGCACTCGGCAAGGACCTGGCGCGGCACGGGCTGGAATTCTGCCACACCGCGACCCCCACCGGGGTGCTGAGGCCCGACGGCAGCCACGCCGTGCTCACCACCGACCGCATCGCCAACATCGCGGCGCTCAACAAGATTGCCGCGGGCGACGGCGACCGCCACGGCAACGACGTCGGCGGCATCGAGCGAGATGCCGGCCTGCTCTTCGGCCTGCTTGGCGGCGCGCTCTGGTCCTATCCGACGACCAAGCTGCTCACTGGCGAGGCCTGGCGACGCGGGCCGCGCAACCTTGCCGCCTTCCTCGGCGAGGCGCTGGCGCCGGCGCGCGGCTGGCTGGAGGGCGGCTATCGATCCGAAACCACGCGCGCGCTGTGGGCGCCCTGGGTGCTGCATGCCGGCCTCGGTCCGGAGGACGCCTTCTCCGGCCAGATCGCCAAGGTCATTGCGTTTGCGCTGGAGGCTGCGGGCGCGCCGATCGTAAAGGGTGGCGCGAAAAACCTGCTCGCCGCCTTCGAAGCGCTGATCAAGGAGCGCGGCGGTGTGATTTCCACCGACGCGGACGTCGCCTCCATCATCCTGGATGGCGGCCGCGCCACCGGCGTGCGTCTGGCGTCGGGCGAAACAGTGCATGCGAAGAAGAGCGTCATCTGTTCGGTCACGCCGACCCAGCTCTATGGTCGCCTGCTCGGCAGGGATGCGCCGGAGGCGGCCGTCGAAGCGACGCAAAACTATCGCTATGGCAAGGGCAACTTCCAGATCCACTATGCGCTGGACAGGGTCCCCGCCTGGCGCGGCAAGGGGCTGGACAAGGTCGCGCTGCTGCATCTGACGCCCGGGCTCGACGGCGTCTCCAAGGCCTGCAACGAAGCGGTGCGCGGCTTGCTGCCGCAAGTGCCGACCATTTGCGTCGGCCAGCCGCATGCGCTCGATCCGTCGCGCTGTCCGGAGGGCAAGGCGATCCTGTGGCTGCAGCTTCCGGAGGCGCCGCGCTACATCAAGGGTGACGCCGCCGGCAAGCTCGAAGCTCCCGTCGGCGGCCGCTGGACCGAGGCGCTGCGCGAGGCCTTTGCCGACCGCGTCGAGGCCATCCTGGCCAGTCACATCGATGGTTTTGGCGACACAGTGATCGCGCGCCGCGCCTATTCGCCGGCCGATCTCGAAGCGGTGAACATCAACCTGGTAGGCGGCGATCCCTATGGCGGCTCGTCCACCATCGACCAGGCCTTCCTGTGGCGGCCGTTCAAGGCAAGCCGCAACCATGAGACCAGCATCAAGGGCCTCTACCATATCGGCGCCTCCACCCATCCCGGCGCCGGCCTTGGCGGCGGTTCCGGCTTCCTGCTGGCGGGGAGGCTGTGA
- a CDS encoding cyclase family protein translates to MDTQKLLGEVAGQLLSGAIRVVDLSAPLGPNTPLIKLPPELAVDTPKVEIHAISKYDKNGPWWAWNWLKLGEHSGTHFDAPQHWITGKDYPDGATDTIPAQNFVGPVNVIDCSKESAADHDFLLTVDHIKAWEAKHGAINAGEWVVMRTDWYKRNGSEAAFLNANETGPHTPGPTAEAIQFLISKDIKGWGSETIGTDAGKAGGMEPPFPAHTLMHKANRYGLASLCNLDQLPPKGAILIAAPLKIEHGTGSPIRALALVPGK, encoded by the coding sequence ATGGACACGCAAAAACTCCTCGGCGAGGTCGCCGGCCAGCTGCTTTCGGGCGCCATCCGCGTGGTCGACCTGTCGGCGCCGCTCGGGCCGAACACGCCGCTGATCAAGCTGCCGCCGGAGCTCGCCGTCGACACGCCGAAGGTCGAGATCCACGCCATCTCCAAATATGACAAGAACGGGCCGTGGTGGGCCTGGAACTGGCTGAAGCTCGGCGAGCATTCGGGCACGCATTTCGATGCGCCGCAGCACTGGATCACCGGCAAGGACTATCCGGACGGCGCCACCGACACCATTCCGGCGCAGAATTTCGTCGGCCCGGTCAATGTCATCGACTGCTCGAAGGAATCGGCCGCCGACCACGATTTCCTGCTCACCGTCGACCACATCAAGGCCTGGGAAGCCAAGCATGGCGCCATCAATGCCGGCGAGTGGGTGGTGATGCGCACCGACTGGTACAAGCGCAACGGCTCGGAAGCCGCTTTCCTCAACGCCAACGAAACCGGCCCGCATACGCCCGGCCCGACGGCGGAAGCCATCCAGTTCCTGATCAGCAAGGACATCAAGGGCTGGGGCTCGGAGACCATCGGCACCGATGCCGGCAAGGCCGGCGGCATGGAGCCGCCGTTCCCGGCGCACACGCTGATGCACAAGGCCAACCGCTATGGTCTGGCCAGCCTCTGCAACCTCGACCAGCTGCCGCCGAAAGGCGCGATCCTGATCGCCGCGCCGCTCAAGATCGAGCACGGCACCGGCAGCCCGATCCGCGCCTTGGCGCTGGTGCCGGGCAAATAG
- a CDS encoding NAD(P)/FAD-dependent oxidoreductase: protein MSEFDAIFVGAGHNSLACAAHLARKGWKTAVFERSAAIGGAVQTREFTLPGFRHDFGAMNLSLFAGSAFHRKYANELKNQGLEFAPVADCFASAFPDGKWFGVSNDLEKTAARLAAFSAADADTWRRLVAAFPGEAEHLFRLLGSPMSTRALAGTAWKLWRKKGVAGALDTGRLLLSSPRAWLEENFETPHVRATLAAWGMHLDFAPDIAGGAVFPYLESMANQSFGMVLGKGGADTMIRALAGMVTAAGGKIATGAEVAEITVAGGRATGVRLASGDFHVASKAVIAGVAPKALPGKLLPDGSGDAGFDAAMKKFRYAPGTMMIHLALDDLPDWSAGAELRQFAYVHLSPSLDAMSRTYQQATAGILPDEPVLVIGQPTAVDPSRAPAGKHVLWVQVRMLPAEVLGDAAGRIEPGPWDAIKDAYAERVLEIIESYAPGLRQKILGRAVFSPLDLERENPNLVGGDQICGSHHLAQNFLFRPARGYAGWNTPVSNFYLTGAATWPGAGTGAASGFMLAEQLGGR, encoded by the coding sequence GTGAGCGAGTTCGACGCCATCTTTGTCGGGGCGGGCCACAACAGTCTGGCATGCGCCGCGCATCTGGCGCGCAAAGGCTGGAAAACAGCCGTTTTTGAACGCAGTGCAGCAATCGGCGGCGCGGTGCAAACCCGCGAATTCACCTTACCCGGCTTCCGCCACGATTTCGGCGCGATGAATCTGAGCCTGTTCGCCGGCTCAGCCTTCCACCGGAAATATGCAAATGAATTGAAAAACCAGGGGCTGGAATTCGCGCCGGTGGCGGACTGTTTCGCCAGCGCCTTCCCGGACGGCAAATGGTTCGGCGTCAGCAACGACCTGGAGAAGACCGCCGCGCGGCTGGCCGCCTTCTCCGCAGCGGACGCCGATACTTGGCGGCGTCTTGTCGCCGCCTTTCCGGGCGAAGCCGAGCATCTGTTCCGGCTGCTGGGCTCGCCGATGAGCACCCGTGCGCTGGCCGGCACGGCCTGGAAGCTCTGGCGCAAGAAGGGCGTTGCCGGCGCGCTCGACACCGGCCGACTGCTGCTCTCCTCGCCCCGCGCGTGGCTGGAAGAAAACTTCGAGACGCCGCATGTGCGCGCGACGCTCGCCGCCTGGGGCATGCATCTCGACTTCGCGCCGGACATCGCCGGCGGCGCCGTGTTCCCCTATCTGGAATCGATGGCCAACCAGAGTTTCGGCATGGTGCTAGGCAAGGGCGGCGCCGACACCATGATCCGCGCGCTTGCCGGCATGGTGACGGCGGCTGGCGGCAAGATCGCAACCGGCGCCGAGGTTGCCGAGATCACGGTCGCCGGCGGCCGGGCGACCGGCGTGCGGCTCGCGTCCGGGGATTTCCATGTCGCCAGCAAGGCGGTCATCGCTGGCGTCGCGCCGAAGGCGCTGCCGGGCAAGCTTCTGCCCGACGGTTCGGGCGATGCCGGCTTCGACGCGGCGATGAAGAAATTCCGTTACGCGCCAGGCACGATGATGATCCACCTGGCGCTGGACGACCTGCCCGACTGGAGCGCCGGGGCCGAGCTGCGTCAGTTCGCCTATGTGCATCTTTCGCCCTCGCTCGACGCCATGTCGCGCACCTACCAGCAGGCGACAGCGGGCATTTTGCCGGACGAGCCAGTGCTGGTCATCGGCCAGCCGACGGCCGTCGATCCCTCCCGCGCGCCCGCAGGCAAGCATGTGCTGTGGGTGCAGGTGCGCATGCTGCCGGCCGAAGTCCTCGGCGACGCGGCCGGCAGGATCGAGCCTGGTCCGTGGGACGCGATTAAGGACGCCTATGCCGAGCGCGTGCTCGAGATCATCGAGAGTTACGCGCCGGGCCTGCGCCAAAAAATCCTCGGCCGCGCCGTCTTCTCGCCGCTCGATCTCGAGCGCGAGAACCCGAACCTCGTCGGCGGCGACCAGATCTGCGGCAGCCATCATCTGGCGCAGAATTTTCTTTTCCGCCCGGCCCGTGGCTACGCCGGCTGGAACACGCCGGTCTCAAACTTCTACCTCACCGGCGCCGCGACATGGCCCGGCGCCGGCACCGGCGCCGCCTCGGGCTTCATGCTCGCTGAACAGCTAGGCGGGAGGTAG
- a CDS encoding ABC transporter substrate-binding protein, with product MTISRRDLLGYGAAAIGATALGLPKAAKAAGELTIAYNVNLPSWDPTTGPSAVNPTIQGLYQSVFDQFIPQKPDLSFTPGLLTEWGWNEDRTKVTMTVREGVKWHDGSPFTPEDVVWSLQRAGDEKTGNPIQFVWKNVNNFKIDGNKITGDVVQFDPVYFKWMSFLTGYIMPKAYYEKVGAEGFEKSPIGTGPYMVDKFERNAFLRLKANPNYWGSKPAFENVTIKFVTDAASRVAEIESGSSQVTLEIPYEEYDRLIAKDGLAGSIKNVSDIGMIFFNDIEAMLDKNVRQAAVMAVDKELLVKRLLRGYGQPIATLETPEYAAFDASIKVEHNPEKAKQLLAASGYSPEKPVKFTIQTTKGFKPKDYEMIQAIVGMWRKVGIEATIEVYEIAKHYELRAADKLAPAAFYNWGNAIGDPTTSTGFAMYGPSPHSVWDSQDLIDMINPLWGEKDEAKRIAGWKAVDKYVAEQAYVLPLMQYAQPIVHAKGVNVVQHVSGALLPALMTPA from the coding sequence ATGACCATCAGCAGACGTGACTTGCTCGGATACGGCGCGGCGGCGATCGGCGCGACCGCGCTCGGCCTGCCAAAGGCAGCCAAGGCGGCGGGAGAACTGACCATCGCCTATAACGTCAATTTGCCGTCCTGGGACCCGACGACCGGGCCTTCCGCCGTCAACCCGACCATCCAGGGTCTCTATCAGTCGGTGTTCGACCAGTTCATCCCGCAAAAGCCCGACCTTTCCTTCACGCCCGGCCTGCTCACCGAATGGGGCTGGAACGAGGACCGCACCAAGGTGACGATGACAGTGCGCGAGGGCGTGAAGTGGCATGACGGCTCGCCGTTCACGCCTGAGGACGTGGTCTGGTCGCTGCAGCGGGCCGGCGACGAGAAGACCGGCAACCCGATCCAGTTCGTCTGGAAGAACGTCAACAATTTCAAGATCGACGGCAACAAGATCACCGGCGATGTGGTGCAGTTCGACCCGGTCTATTTCAAATGGATGTCATTCCTGACCGGCTACATCATGCCGAAGGCCTATTACGAGAAGGTCGGCGCCGAGGGCTTCGAGAAGTCGCCGATCGGCACCGGCCCCTACATGGTCGACAAGTTCGAGCGCAACGCCTTCCTGCGGCTGAAGGCCAATCCGAACTACTGGGGCAGCAAGCCGGCCTTCGAGAACGTGACGATCAAGTTCGTCACCGACGCGGCGAGCCGCGTCGCCGAGATCGAATCCGGCTCCTCGCAGGTGACGCTTGAAATCCCCTATGAGGAGTATGACCGGCTGATCGCCAAAGACGGGCTCGCCGGCTCAATCAAGAACGTCTCCGACATCGGCATGATCTTCTTCAACGACATCGAGGCGATGCTGGACAAAAATGTCCGCCAGGCAGCCGTCATGGCGGTGGACAAGGAGCTTCTGGTCAAGCGGCTGCTGCGCGGCTACGGCCAGCCGATCGCCACGCTGGAGACGCCGGAATACGCGGCCTTCGATGCCTCGATCAAGGTCGAGCACAATCCGGAAAAGGCCAAGCAACTGCTCGCCGCTTCCGGCTATTCGCCGGAAAAGCCGGTCAAGTTCACGATCCAGACGACCAAGGGCTTCAAGCCCAAGGACTATGAGATGATCCAGGCCATCGTCGGCATGTGGCGCAAGGTCGGCATCGAGGCGACAATCGAGGTCTATGAAATCGCCAAGCACTATGAGCTGCGCGCCGCCGACAAGCTCGCGCCGGCGGCCTTCTACAATTGGGGCAACGCCATCGGTGATCCGACGACGTCGACCGGCTTTGCCATGTACGGCCCGAGCCCGCATTCGGTGTGGGACAGTCAGGACCTGATCGACATGATCAACCCGCTATGGGGCGAGAAGGACGAGGCAAAGCGCATCGCCGGCTGGAAGGCGGTCGACAAATACGTCGCCGAACAGGCCTATGTACTGCCGCTGATGCAGTATGCGCAGCCGATCGTGCACGCCAAGGGCGTCAATGTGGTGCAGCATGTGTCGGGTGCCTTGCTGCCGGCGCTGATGACCCCGGCCTGA
- a CDS encoding ABC transporter permease, with protein MLLQRFLVRLLTMLVTLFGVAVVVFVVIRLAPGDPIAMMLPPGASDEDIARLRALYGLDKTIVQQFFIWLGGVLRGDFGTSISLRQDVLGLVFDRLPATLELATVALLMAVAIGGTAAVLGARERGTAVEAGIDIASGTALSIPDFLWGLVLILLFGVLVPVFDISGRVSPQLDLPFVTQFYLVESLLRLRFDLTWDLLKHMLMPAVALALPLAAIIAQLLKQSLKEVLDLDYVVLARVKGFSETQVILREALKNAALPTLTLVGVQFTFLIGGTVIVERLFSYEGLGNMAIDAVINRDLPLIQGIVLVFALLFVLINLAVDMMYALLNPRLCHG; from the coding sequence ATGCTACTGCAAAGATTCCTCGTTCGCCTGCTGACGATGCTGGTCACGCTGTTCGGCGTCGCCGTCGTCGTCTTCGTCGTCATCCGGCTCGCGCCCGGCGACCCGATCGCGATGATGCTGCCGCCCGGCGCCAGCGACGAGGACATCGCGCGGCTGCGGGCGCTCTACGGGCTCGACAAGACCATCGTGCAGCAGTTCTTCATCTGGCTCGGCGGCGTCCTGCGCGGCGATTTCGGCACCTCGATATCGCTGCGGCAGGACGTGCTGGGACTGGTCTTCGACAGGCTGCCGGCGACGCTGGAACTCGCGACCGTGGCGCTGTTGATGGCGGTGGCGATCGGCGGCACAGCGGCTGTTCTCGGCGCGCGCGAGCGCGGCACGGCGGTCGAGGCCGGCATCGACATCGCCAGCGGCACGGCGCTCTCCATCCCCGATTTCCTCTGGGGCCTGGTGCTGATCCTGCTGTTCGGCGTGCTTGTCCCGGTGTTCGACATTTCCGGCCGCGTGTCGCCTCAACTCGACCTGCCCTTCGTCACCCAGTTCTATCTCGTCGAGAGCTTGCTTCGACTCCGCTTCGATCTCACCTGGGACCTGCTCAAGCACATGCTGATGCCGGCCGTGGCGCTGGCGCTGCCGCTGGCGGCTATCATCGCGCAATTGCTGAAACAGTCGCTGAAGGAAGTGCTCGACCTCGACTACGTCGTGCTGGCGCGCGTGAAGGGCTTTTCGGAGACGCAGGTCATCCTGCGCGAAGCGCTGAAAAACGCTGCGCTGCCGACGCTGACGCTGGTCGGCGTGCAGTTCACCTTCCTCATCGGCGGCACGGTCATCGTCGAGCGGCTGTTCTCCTACGAGGGCCTCGGCAACATGGCGATCGACGCCGTCATCAACCGCGACCTGCCGCTGATCCAGGGCATCGTGCTGGTCTTTGCGCTGCTCTTCGTGCTGATCAACCTCGCCGTCGACATGATGTACGCGCTGCTTAATCCGAGGCTGTGCCATGGATGA
- a CDS encoding ABC transporter permease: protein MDEARISRSGLSPKLWLAGGWLLLALLAAIFAPLIAPQDPLAQDLMLERLPPFWLDGAEPGYWLGTDSLGRDLLSRLIFGGRIAFIVAFAAASAACLVGSALGLIAGYFGGWADRIISRVVDIWMAFPPVLFAILLVAVLGTGLSSVIIAIAVIDWTRFCRVIRAEAMSQARMDYVESARIAGYGRIGIMLREVLPNVLPSIVALLSLEMGIAVIVEAILSFVNLSISTDDPTWGGIIAEGRLSIHQAWWVLVFPLVTLILTVLSFSQFGEALKARFDPVLR, encoded by the coding sequence ATGGATGAGGCACGCATCTCCCGAAGCGGTTTGAGCCCGAAGCTTTGGCTGGCCGGCGGCTGGCTTTTACTGGCGTTGCTGGCGGCCATCTTCGCGCCGCTGATTGCGCCGCAGGACCCGCTGGCGCAGGACCTGATGCTGGAGCGGCTGCCGCCCTTCTGGCTGGATGGCGCCGAACCCGGCTATTGGCTGGGCACCGACAGCCTTGGCCGCGATCTGCTCTCACGATTGATCTTCGGCGGCCGCATCGCCTTCATCGTCGCCTTCGCCGCCGCTTCGGCCGCCTGCCTGGTCGGCTCGGCACTGGGGCTGATCGCCGGCTATTTCGGCGGCTGGGCCGACCGCATCATCTCGCGCGTCGTCGACATCTGGATGGCCTTCCCGCCCGTGCTGTTCGCCATCCTTCTGGTGGCGGTGCTGGGCACCGGCCTCAGCTCCGTCATCATCGCCATCGCGGTCATCGACTGGACGCGCTTCTGCCGGGTGATCCGTGCCGAAGCTATGAGCCAGGCGCGCATGGACTACGTCGAAAGCGCGCGCATCGCCGGCTATGGCCGCATTGGCATCATGCTGCGCGAGGTGCTGCCCAATGTGCTGCCGTCGATCGTCGCGCTGCTGTCGCTGGAGATGGGCATCGCCGTCATCGTCGAGGCGATCCTGTCCTTCGTCAATTTGTCGATCTCGACCGACGATCCGACTTGGGGCGGCATCATCGCCGAGGGCCGGCTGTCGATCCACCAGGCCTGGTGGGTGCTGGTGTTCCCGCTGGTCACGCTGATCCTGACCGTGCTGTCCTTCAGCCAGTTCGGCGAGGCGCTGAAGGCGCGTTTCGATCCGGTGCTGCGATGA